From Quercus lobata isolate SW786 chromosome 1, ValleyOak3.0 Primary Assembly, whole genome shotgun sequence, one genomic window encodes:
- the LOC115981455 gene encoding uncharacterized protein LOC115981455 has translation MDFGFLGGLPWFKAQPNNDSVTTLSSMSAIVEQPKQKALFDIKLWQWSLLSFFPWAFNARDKIRTPTTINRGLKRQAQHRGAIGNEGVVALRFRPYVSRVPWHTGARAFLSQLFPRYGHYCGPNWSSGKDHGSLVWDKRPIDWLDFCCYCHDIGYDSHDQAELLKADLVFLECLERPHMTTKGDARIANLYKTMCITGLKNILIPYRSHLVKLQSGQAVTDFGWLSNIKWRSWNFQKTK, from the exons ATGGATTTCGGGTTTCTTGGTGGTCTTCCATGGTTTAAGGCCCAACCAAACAATGATTCAGTGACAACCCTTAGTTCCATGAGTGCCATAGTTGAGCAACCTAAACAAAAAGCTCTTTTTGATATCAAGTTGTGGCAATGGTCCCTGCTTTCATTTTTTCCATGGGCATTCAATGCTAGAGATAAAATTCGAACACCAACTACCATCAATAGAGGGTTAAAGAGGCAAGCGCAACACCGCGGGGCTATTGGCAATGAAGGTGTTGTGGCTTTACGCTTCAGACCATATGTTTCTAGGGTTCCATGGCATACAGGTGCAAGAGCATTTCTTTCTCAGTTGTTCCCACGGTATGGACATTATTGTGGACCTAATTGGTCGAGTGGGAAAGACCATGGGTCTCTAGTTTGGGACAAGAGGCCAATTGATTGGTTGGACTTCTGCTGCTATTGTCACGATATTGGTTATGACAGTCATGATCAGGCCGAGCTGCTGAAGGCTGACTTGGTGTTTCTTGAGTGCTTGGAGAGGCCACATATGACTACAAAAGGAGATGCTCGTATTGCTAATCTTTATAAGACGATGTGCATTACAG GTCTCAAGAATATACTAATACCTTATAGAAGCCACCTCGTGAAGCTACAGTCTGGACAAGCTGTGACTGATTTTGGATGGCTAAGCAACATAAAATGGAGAAGTTGGAATTTTCAGAAAACTAAATGA